Proteins encoded within one genomic window of Callithrix jacchus isolate 240 chromosome 11, calJac240_pri, whole genome shotgun sequence:
- the FSCN3 gene encoding fascin-3 isoform X2, whose product MWTPRPALHVHVILYSPIHRCYARADPTMGRIWVDAAVPCLEECGFLLHFRDGCYHLETSTHHFLSHVDRLFSQPSSQTAFHMQVRPGGLVALCDGEGGVLYPQGTHLSLGLGCNPVKGEEWFILQHCPVWVSLRSKTRRFISVIYDDEVCAASERLTPMSLFQFECDSESPTVQLRSANGYYLAQRCHRAVMADGYPLESDTFFRMHWNCGRIILQSCSGRFLGIATNGLLMANATLPGPNEEFGILFANRPFLVLRGRYGYVGSSSGHDLVQCNQDQPDPIHLLPCRQGIYHFQAHGGSFWSITSFGTFRPWGKFALNFCIELQGSNLLTVLAPNGFYMRADESGTLVADSEDITKECIWEF is encoded by the exons ATGTGGACCCCCCGACCAGCCCTCCATGTCCACGTGATCCTCTACAGCCCCATCCACCGCTGCTATGCCCGGGCCGACCCCACTATGGGCCGCATCTGGGTGGACGCAGCAGTTCCCTGCCTGGAGGAATGTGGCTTCCTGTTGCATTTCCGAGATGGATGCTACCACCTGGAGACCTCTACACACCACTTCTTATCCCATGTAGACAGGCTGTTCTCCCAACCCTCATCACAGACAGCTTTTCACATGCAAGTGCGTCCTGGAGGACTTGTGGCACTGTGCGATGGAGAAGGAGGCGTGTTATATCCGCAGGGCACACATCTGTCTTTGGGCCTGGGCTGCAACCCTGTGAAGGGTGAGGAGTGGTTCATCCTACAGCACTGCCCAGTCTGGGTCAGCCTCAGGTCAAAGACTCGGCGGTTCATCTCAGTCATCTACG ATGATGAGGTGTGTGCTGCTTCTGAGCGCTTAACCCCAATGTCCTTGTTCCAGTTTGAATGTGACAGTGAGAGCCCCACTGTGCAGCTTCGTTCAGCCAATGGCTACTACCTAGCCCAG AGGTGCCACAGGGCAGTGATGGCTGATGGGTATCCCCTGGAGTCTGACACCTTCTTCCGAATGCACTGGAACTGTGGCAGGATCATCCTGCAGTCCTGCAGTGGGCGCTTCCTGGGCATTGCAACCAACGGTCTGCTGATGGCCAATGCCACCCTTCCAG GCCCAAATGAGGAATTTGGGATTTTATTTGCCAACCGCCCCTTCCTCGTATTGCGAGGTCGTTATGGCTACGTGGGCTCCTCATCAGGCCATGACCTCGTACAGTGCAACCAGGATCAGCCTGACCCCATTCACCTACTACCCTGCCGACAGGGTATCTACCACTTCCAGG CACACGGGGGATCCTTCTGGTCAATAACATCCTTTGGCACCTTTCGTCCTTGGGGCAAGTTTGCCCTCAACTTCTGTATAGAGCTTCAGGGGAGCAACTTACTCACTGTACTGGCCCCCAATGGTTTCTACATGCGAGCTGACGAAAGCGGCACCCTGGTGGCAGACAGTGAAGACATTACCAAAGAGTGTATCTGGGAATTTTAg
- the FSCN3 gene encoding fascin-3 isoform X1 — MDEVEWIHRHPKAEDLRVGLISWAGTYLTFKPCKNTITATAKSLGRRQTWEILVSNEHETQAVVRLKSVQGLYLLCECDGTVCYGRPRTSHHGCFLLRFHRNSKWTLQCLISGRYLESNGKDVFCTSRVLSAYHMWTPRPALHVHVILYSPIHRCYARADPTMGRIWVDAAVPCLEECGFLLHFRDGCYHLETSTHHFLSHVDRLFSQPSSQTAFHMQVRPGGLVALCDGEGGVLYPQGTHLSLGLGCNPVKGEEWFILQHCPVWVSLRSKTRRFISVIYDDEVCAASERLTPMSLFQFECDSESPTVQLRSANGYYLAQRCHRAVMADGYPLESDTFFRMHWNCGRIILQSCSGRFLGIATNGLLMANATLPGPNEEFGILFANRPFLVLRGRYGYVGSSSGHDLVQCNQDQPDPIHLLPCRQGIYHFQAHGGSFWSITSFGTFRPWGKFALNFCIELQGSNLLTVLAPNGFYMRADESGTLVADSEDITKECIWEF; from the exons ATGGATGAGGTGGAGTGGATACACAGACATCCCAAGGCTGAGGACCTAAGGGTTGGGCTCATCAGCTGGGCAGGAACCTACCTCACCTTTAAGCCTTGCAAGAATACAATCACTGCAACGGCGAAGAGTTTGGGCAGGAGACAG ACCTGGGAGATTCTGGTGAGCAATGAGCATGAGACACAGGCCGTGGTACGACTAAAGAGTGTGCAGGGCCTCTATCTGCTGTGTGAGTGTGATGGCACTGTGTGTTATGGCCGCCCAAGGACCAGCCACCATGGGTGCTTCCTACTGCGTTTCCACCGGAACAGCAAGTGGACTCTCCAGTGCCTCATCTCAGGTCGTTATCTGGAGTCCAATGGCAAGGATGTGTTTTGCACTTCCCGGGTCCTCTCAGCTTACCACATGTGGACCCCCCGACCAGCCCTCCATGTCCACGTGATCCTCTACAGCCCCATCCACCGCTGCTATGCCCGGGCCGACCCCACTATGGGCCGCATCTGGGTGGACGCAGCAGTTCCCTGCCTGGAGGAATGTGGCTTCCTGTTGCATTTCCGAGATGGATGCTACCACCTGGAGACCTCTACACACCACTTCTTATCCCATGTAGACAGGCTGTTCTCCCAACCCTCATCACAGACAGCTTTTCACATGCAAGTGCGTCCTGGAGGACTTGTGGCACTGTGCGATGGAGAAGGAGGCGTGTTATATCCGCAGGGCACACATCTGTCTTTGGGCCTGGGCTGCAACCCTGTGAAGGGTGAGGAGTGGTTCATCCTACAGCACTGCCCAGTCTGGGTCAGCCTCAGGTCAAAGACTCGGCGGTTCATCTCAGTCATCTACG ATGATGAGGTGTGTGCTGCTTCTGAGCGCTTAACCCCAATGTCCTTGTTCCAGTTTGAATGTGACAGTGAGAGCCCCACTGTGCAGCTTCGTTCAGCCAATGGCTACTACCTAGCCCAG AGGTGCCACAGGGCAGTGATGGCTGATGGGTATCCCCTGGAGTCTGACACCTTCTTCCGAATGCACTGGAACTGTGGCAGGATCATCCTGCAGTCCTGCAGTGGGCGCTTCCTGGGCATTGCAACCAACGGTCTGCTGATGGCCAATGCCACCCTTCCAG GCCCAAATGAGGAATTTGGGATTTTATTTGCCAACCGCCCCTTCCTCGTATTGCGAGGTCGTTATGGCTACGTGGGCTCCTCATCAGGCCATGACCTCGTACAGTGCAACCAGGATCAGCCTGACCCCATTCACCTACTACCCTGCCGACAGGGTATCTACCACTTCCAGG CACACGGGGGATCCTTCTGGTCAATAACATCCTTTGGCACCTTTCGTCCTTGGGGCAAGTTTGCCCTCAACTTCTGTATAGAGCTTCAGGGGAGCAACTTACTCACTGTACTGGCCCCCAATGGTTTCTACATGCGAGCTGACGAAAGCGGCACCCTGGTGGCAGACAGTGAAGACATTACCAAAGAGTGTATCTGGGAATTTTAg
- the ARF5 gene encoding ADP-ribosylation factor 5 encodes MGLTVSALFSRIFGKKQMRILMVGLDAAGKTTILYKLKLGEIVTTIPTIGFNVETVEYKNICFTVWDVGGQDKIRPLWRHYFQNTQGLIFVVDSNDRERVQESADELQKMLQEDELRDAVLLVFANKQDMPNAMPVSELTDKLGLQHLRSRTWYVQATCATQGTGLYDGLDWLSHELSKR; translated from the exons ATGGGCCTCACCGTGTCCGCGCTCTTTTCGCGGATCTTCGGAAAGAAGCAGATGCGGATTCTCATGG TTGGCTTGGATGCGGCTGGCAAGACCACAATCCTGTACAAACTGAAGTTGGGGGAGATTGTCACCACCATCCCAACCATAG GCTTCAATGTAGAAACAGTGGAATATAAGAACATTTGTTTCACAGTCTGGGACGTGGGAGGCCAGGACAAGATTCGACCTCTGTGGCGGCACTACTTCCAGAACACTCAG GGCCTCATCTTTGTGGTGGACAGTAATGACCGGGAGCGGGTCCAAGAATCTGCCGATGAACTCCAGAAGATG CTGCAGGAGGATGAGCTGCGGGATGCGGTGTTGCTGGTGTTTGCCAATAAGCAGGACATGCCAAACGCCATGCCTGTGAGCGAGCTGACTGACAAGCTGGGGCTACAGCACTTGCGCAGCCGCACA TGGTATGTCCAGGCCACCTGTGCCACCCAAGGCACAGGTCTGTACGATGGTCTGGACTGGCTGTCCCATGAGCTGTCAAAGCGCTAA